atagaaaatagaaaattacaaaTGGATGATCATACAGATTGAGAGGGAGTAAAGCTGTAGTCGAGTCCCCAGAGCTCAAAACTTCCTTTAACGAAATCATAGTATCCTCCCTTGAGTCCTAGTGTTTTCTTTGCCAAACCATCTCGAACAAATGGATATGTTAGCAAGTTTGCAATTGACACATTCACCGCTTCCTGCATTCATTCATATTATTCATAATATGAAATAATCACTTCacttatattaattaattaccttctCACAGCATGTGCATTGCTCTGGGAAAGGCAGACTCCCGTTTTCTGCCAACACCTTTGCCTTAGCAGGTAAACCGATACTCACCCAGTCTTCAATGAAATCCCTACATTCattcatttttacatttttctttatttctttcttataaacaatataaataattaatgtgGTGGTATTGTAGAAAGTACGTGGATTTGGTCCCATCAAATGGGAAAGACATGAGACCCTTAATTCCACCGCATGCACTGTGTCCAATCACCACAATGTACTCCACCTTGAGATGCAAAACTGCATATTCAACAGCAGAACCAACCTCTGTGTGTTTTACCTgtcaaaataaatattaattatattattatatccAAATTTAGTATTgtattgtatttatataataaatagaGAGGATTACCTTATCATATGGTGGGACCATGTTAGCAACATTACGAACCACAAAAGCTTCCCCTGGCTGAAAATTCAGCACATGTGATGGACATACTCTTGAATCTGAGCATGCAAACACCATAAACTGCAATCCCATCCCATTTTAAGGATACGTTTAGGGCTCGCTTATTCTATTTCTATGATTATAACTTGGGATCTAGTCTAGTAAGAAATAAATATAAACCTTAGGGCTTTGGCCTTTAGCAAGCTCACCGTACAATCCTGGATTCGTGCTGCACCAGAAAAAAGCCATAAaccaattaaatatatttatttagtaataaatcatttataaacaataaaaataataagttaACTGACTCGTATTTTTCTTTCTTGAAGTAAATGAACCCATCTTTCATCCTTTCAACTGGGTCGAAAGCCTTAGTGTCTGATGAAGCAGTTTGCAACTCTGCTGTTATTTGATCTACTT
The sequence above is drawn from the Euphorbia lathyris chromosome 6, ddEupLath1.1, whole genome shotgun sequence genome and encodes:
- the LOC136231924 gene encoding carbonic anhydrase 2-like isoform X1; its protein translation is MSTTSINGWCLTSVSVSPSQSSLKRSTLRPSISISASTPTLITNQPVFAAPSPILKPSWREEMGKDSYVEAIEGLKKLLSEKGELKAVAAAKVDQITAELQTASSDTKAFDPVERMKDGFIYFKKEKYDTNPGLYGELAKGQSPKFMVFACSDSRVCPSHVLNFQPGEAFVVRNVANMVPPYDKVKHTEVGSAVEYAVLHLKVEYIVVIGHSACGGIKGLMSFPFDGTKSTDFIEDWVSIGLPAKAKVLAENGSLPFPEQCTCCEKEAVNVSIANLLTYPFVRDGLAKKTLGLKGGYYDFVKGSFELWGLDYSFTPSQSVKDVATILHWKLL
- the LOC136231924 gene encoding carbonic anhydrase 2-like isoform X2; its protein translation is MSTTSINGWCLTSVSVSPSQSSLKRSTLRPSISISASTPTLITNQPVFAAPSPILKPSWREEMGKDSYVEAIEGLKKLLSEKGELKAVAAAKVDQITAELQTASSDTKAFDPVERMKDGFIYFKKEKYDTNPGLYGELAKGQSPKFMVFACSDSRVCPSHVLNFQPGEAFVVRNVANMVPPYDKVKHTEVGSAVEYAVLHLKVEYIVVIGHSACGGIKGLMSFPFDGTKSTDFIEDWVSIGLPAKAKVLAENGSLPFPEQCTCCEKEAVNVSIANLLTYPFVRDGLAKKTLGLKGGYYDFVKGSFELWGLDYSFTPSQSV